The Rhododendron vialii isolate Sample 1 chromosome 3a, ASM3025357v1 nucleotide sequence CAAGGAAGCTTCAAGTAACAATATTGAAAACGCAAGGCTAATCTAATTACAATGGCATACCTCAATCAGAAACAAGCAAGCTGCAAAGAAACAATCCACATCCAATGGTTAGAACTCAATTCTACCTTTAAGAATTTGCAGAATTTGCAGGAAGGAATTTCCCTTACAATGTCTCACGACCCTGTCGAATCTCAAAACACCCGAAAATCATTATCGCAAACTTGTACTATAGGATTCGCATGATAACCCATTTCCATCACCTACCCTTTATTTACAATGCTGCCTACTAGCATTCACTGGAGAATCTCGAATGCTCCTTGATTGGTTGAGACTAACCTGGCGGGATCCATCGGGTTTCTTCTTCCGCCTTCCCGGTTGAGATAACCGAGCGTGGTGAGACAATATTGCCAAATCGTTGAGATCTTGCAATGGAGAGAGAACCTTCACAACTTCGTCCATTGAAGGGCGGGACTTTGGATCCCGGCTGAGGCAGTTGTAGGATAGCTGAGAAACTTTCTGCACCCCTTTAAGGGAGTAATTCAGCTCCAAGCGTGGATCCACTAGTTGGTAAACCTTTCGCTTGTCGGCTAAGTATGGCCGGGCCCAGGCAACGAGATTTTGTTCCCCGCTCGGTCGTTTCTTGTCCATCGATCTCCTGCCTGTTAAAATCTCAAGAAGTACCACGCCGAAGCTAAAAACATCACTCTTAGAAGTCAAGTGTCCTACGAGGGAAAAAGGAAGCCAAAATGTACCAGTTGTTAGAGCTCATACTTATTAAGAGACTAACTCGGGATCTAAGCCAAAGGTAGAAGGAATAAGTCCTCAAGCATTCAAATGGGACACTACGAAGTTTTAGTTGTAAAAGGAACTATAAGTATTCCTCGTACAGTTTATCGTCTATCATAAGGAGAAAATTGTATGCCCAGTAATGGGAGCCAATGGGAGTCTGAGAGCAGTCAATTGGATACAGAGCATTTGACACACTTTGCATAACATGCCTGCATTCAGGCTCTGATCAGGCTAATAGGCCTAGTTGTAACCACTGAGATGAGTCCTACATCTCCATATCAACGAATGATTTTTCCCCTAGTCAATCCTTATCACATTTTTGCTTATAGCCAAAATCATGTTTCAATGTAACACAAGTTCTCATCAAAAGATATCATACAGGAATCATCTTAGCTCAAACTAATGGATAGGTATGGCTTTATACCTGTCATTACATATTCTGGAGCAGCATAGCCATATGTTCCTACAACCCTAGTAGAAACGTGGGTTTTGTCTCCCTGAGGCCCGGCCTTCGCCAGACCAAAGTCTGAAAGCTTTGCATTGTATTCCTGTGGAGAAAATTCCTTTTCAATATTCATTTGGGTCAAGTACAAGTCTTCATACTATAGAATCACTTATCAATCTTGAAAAACATACCGAATCAAGCAAAATGTTAGATGTCTTGAAATCCCTATAAATGACAGGTTTAGGGCCTCTATGGAGGAATGCCAAGCCTTTGGCTGCACCTAATGCAATCTTAATCCTGTTGGACCAGGGCAGAGGTATAGTCCCTTCAACAATTTCAGCAAAGATCAGTATCTGTTCAATAAACTAAGGAAAGTTGCATCTGTCAAAAAGGCTCAAGTAAAACTACATGCACAAAACAAGATAGTTTCCCTTCATTTCCTGATCTTCTGTCCTCTAATAGAAAAGGTTATCACTTAGCCTGCGTATAACAGTATCCAAGCAAGATGATGGTGGAGAAAAAATCAAGTAAAATCCACACT carries:
- the LOC131320259 gene encoding serine/threonine-protein kinase PBL34-like — protein: MERKCGCWAVLRRSVSIKGAGCKPSSASNSANSIPRTSLVYDAAAETRYLNASNREMCAPNEVQTSSDNPPDALPLETKAPRQLLEFNFQELKSATGNFRPDSILGEGGFGYVFKGWIEENGTAPAKPGSGITVAVKSLKPDGLQGHREWVAEVDFLGKLHHPNLVKLIGYCIEDDQRLLVYEFMTRGSLENHLFRRTIPLPWSNRIKIALGAAKGLAFLHRGPKPVIYRDFKTSNILLDSEYNAKLSDFGLAKAGPQGDKTHVSTRVVGTYGYAAPEYVMTGHLTSKSDVFSFGVVLLEILTGRRSMDKKRPSGEQNLVAWARPYLADKRKVYQLVDPRLELNYSLKGVQKVSQLSYNCLSRDPKSRPSMDEVVKVLSPLQDLNDLAILSHHARLSQPGRRKKKPDGSRQVSLNQSRSIRDSPVNASRQHCK